The following coding sequences are from one Melospiza melodia melodia isolate bMelMel2 chromosome 2, bMelMel2.pri, whole genome shotgun sequence window:
- the LOC134415123 gene encoding epidermal differentiation-specific protein-like — translation MGKIIIYEHANFKGLSREFTTDISNLKDVDWNDIVSSVKVIGQPWVAYEHVDYQGQFLVFEEGEYSFVGNEMNDRISSLQVITESLYNPQITLYEHINYQGKSRIIREATNLAAGYDNDIISSHKVQRGVWLLCEHSDGSGFQYLAREHEHFPNYKAIDFNDKLSFLRPLRPGCGC, via the coding sequence ATGGGCAAAATCATCATTTATGAGCATGCCAACTTCAAGGGCCTGTCCAGAGAATTCACCACTGACATTTCCAATCTAAAAGATGTAGATTGGAATGATATTGTCTCCTCAGTGAAAGTAATTGGCCAGCCTTGGGTGGCTTATGAGCATGTTGATTACCAGGGTCAGTTTCTGGTGTTTGAGGAGGGAGAATATAGCTTTGTAGGTAATGAGATGAATGACAGGATCAGCTCTCTGCAGGTGATCACTGAAAGTCTGTACAATCCCCAGATCACTCTCTATGAACACATTAATTATCAAGGGAAGAGCAGAATAATAAGAGAAGCAACCAACCTGGCTGCAGGGTATGACAATGACATCATTTCTTCCCACAAAGTCCAGAGAGGTGTCTGGCTGCTGTGTGAGCACAGTGATGGAAGTGGATTTCAATACCTTGCCCGAGAGCACGAGCACTTTCCAAATTACAAGGCAATCGATTTCAACGACAAGCTTTCCTTCCTGCGCCCCCTGCGCCCTGGCTGTGGCTGTTAG